A single window of Rhodococcus jostii RHA1 DNA harbors:
- a CDS encoding MaoC family dehydratase, with product MTATTEPKRIVQRGLWFEEFELGAVYEHRPGRTVTEADNVLFTTQTMNTQALHLDAAYSENTQFGERLVNSMFTLSTVVGLSVAQLTQGTIVANLGFSEISFPKPLFHGDTLYAETKIVDKRESKSRPGEGIVTLEHTGRNQNGDVVAIAVRKTLVQKRPS from the coding sequence GTGACCGCGACGACCGAACCGAAGCGAATCGTCCAGCGGGGCCTGTGGTTCGAGGAGTTCGAGCTGGGAGCGGTGTACGAGCACCGTCCCGGCCGGACCGTCACGGAGGCCGACAACGTCCTCTTCACGACGCAGACGATGAACACGCAGGCACTGCACCTGGACGCCGCGTACAGCGAGAACACCCAGTTCGGTGAGCGCCTCGTCAACTCGATGTTCACCCTCTCGACCGTGGTCGGGTTGTCGGTGGCACAACTGACGCAGGGGACGATCGTCGCGAATCTGGGGTTCTCGGAGATCAGTTTCCCGAAGCCGCTGTTCCACGGCGACACGCTCTACGCGGAGACGAAGATCGTGGACAAGCGTGAGTCGAAGAGCAGGCCCGGCGAGGGCATCGTCACGCTCGAGCACACCGGCCGCAACCAGAACGGCGACGTGGTGGCGATCGCGGTCCGCAAGACCCTCGTCCAGAAGAGGCCGTCGTGA
- a CDS encoding HpcH/HpaI aldolase/citrate lyase family protein yields MSWELPGPAWLFCPADRPERYAKAAAAADVVILDLEDGVAPADKEAARVALIDTPLDPDRTVVRVNPVGTEDHERDLLALDGTRYTRLMLAKCESADQVLSLAPREVIALVESPLGALAVSEIALAASTIGVMWGAEDLVAAMGGNSSRREDGSYRDVADHVRSSTLLAAKAYHRLALDSVYLDIKDLDGLRAEAVDAVAVGFDVKVGIHPSQIAVIREAYAPSDEDVDWATRVLAAVADERGVFAFEGKMVDAPVLRHAEAILRRSQVDSKGKSTSESPR; encoded by the coding sequence GTGAGCTGGGAACTGCCCGGGCCCGCCTGGTTGTTCTGCCCGGCCGACCGGCCCGAACGGTATGCGAAAGCGGCTGCGGCAGCCGACGTCGTGATCCTCGACCTCGAGGACGGGGTGGCGCCCGCGGACAAGGAAGCGGCGCGGGTCGCCCTGATCGACACCCCGCTGGATCCGGATCGCACGGTGGTGCGGGTCAATCCGGTCGGAACCGAGGACCACGAGCGCGATCTGCTGGCACTCGACGGCACCCGCTACACGAGGCTGATGCTGGCCAAGTGCGAGTCCGCCGACCAGGTGCTGTCGTTGGCGCCGCGTGAGGTGATCGCCCTCGTCGAGTCGCCTCTCGGTGCGCTCGCGGTGAGCGAGATCGCGCTCGCGGCGAGCACGATCGGCGTGATGTGGGGCGCCGAAGATCTCGTGGCGGCGATGGGCGGTAACTCCAGTCGCCGCGAGGACGGCAGCTATCGTGACGTCGCCGATCACGTGCGGTCGTCGACACTGCTGGCCGCCAAGGCGTATCACCGGCTCGCCCTGGATTCCGTCTATCTCGACATCAAGGACCTCGACGGGTTGCGTGCCGAGGCGGTCGACGCCGTCGCCGTCGGATTCGACGTCAAGGTCGGCATCCATCCCAGCCAGATCGCGGTGATCCGGGAGGCGTACGCGCCGTCCGACGAGGACGTCGACTGGGCCACGCGGGTTCTCGCCGCCGTCGCCGACGAACGGGGAGTCTTCGCGTTCGAGGGAAAGATGGTGGACGCGCCGGTCCTGCGTCACGCCGAGGCGATCCTGCGCCGCTCCCAGGTCGATTCGAAGGGGAAGAGCACGTCCGAGTCCCCGCGGTAG
- a CDS encoding acetoacetate--CoA ligase has protein sequence MTADPQWVPTESDVRDAVVTDFARFVARRHSVRVDHYRALWRWSIADPAAFWQDVWDYFEFRSATDPGPALADDAMPGAVWFPGATLNYVDHVFRNARPGTPAILYAGEGATDVSVGWDELRSAVAGLAVTLREHGVGVGDRVVGYLPNIPEAVVAFLATASLGAVWAACGQDYSAPAALDRLGQLDPKALITADGYRFGGKEHDRLAAAAELRGGLPSSALTVVVPHLDPDSAVDGALTWADATGRDAVLESVAVPFDHPLWVVFSSGTTGLPKGIVHGHGGVLLEHVKSLALQLDIRRDDTLFWYTSPSWMMWNFQTAGLLVGATIVTYDGSPSYPTPDALWSLVSRLGVTVVGTSPGYVLACDKAGVVPVREHDLSALRAVGVTGSTLPAASSLWLSENVGRRVPVVSITGGTDVVSAFVGGARNVPVWPGELSAPCLGVAVDAFDESGQPVRGEVGELVVTAPMPSMPVSFWNDPDGKRYREAYFDVFPGVWRHGDWITITDRGTVLMHGRSDSTLNRNGIRMGSADIYQVVEKLPEVAEALVVGVDLADGGYWMPLFVVLSEGAELDDALKQRIRAAIREQASPRHVPDDIIEAPGIPHTRTGKKLEVPLKRIFQGADAGRTVDRSAVDDPGLLDWFASHGR, from the coding sequence ATGACTGCCGATCCGCAATGGGTGCCCACCGAATCCGACGTGCGCGACGCGGTCGTCACCGACTTCGCCCGGTTCGTCGCACGGCGCCACAGCGTCCGGGTCGACCACTACCGGGCGCTGTGGCGCTGGTCGATCGCCGACCCAGCGGCGTTCTGGCAGGACGTGTGGGACTACTTCGAGTTCCGGTCCGCCACCGACCCCGGACCGGCCCTCGCGGACGACGCGATGCCGGGTGCCGTCTGGTTCCCCGGGGCGACCCTCAACTACGTCGACCACGTCTTCCGGAACGCCCGCCCCGGCACACCGGCGATCCTGTACGCGGGTGAGGGCGCCACCGACGTCTCCGTCGGGTGGGACGAGTTGCGGTCCGCGGTGGCGGGCCTCGCCGTGACTCTCCGCGAGCACGGAGTCGGGGTCGGTGACCGGGTCGTCGGCTACCTCCCGAACATTCCCGAGGCCGTCGTCGCGTTCCTCGCCACGGCGTCGCTCGGTGCCGTGTGGGCCGCGTGCGGACAGGACTACTCCGCGCCGGCCGCGCTCGATCGACTGGGTCAACTGGACCCGAAAGCGTTGATCACCGCGGACGGCTACCGGTTCGGGGGCAAGGAACACGATCGGCTCGCCGCGGCCGCCGAGCTGCGCGGCGGATTGCCGTCGTCGGCCCTCACCGTGGTCGTGCCGCATCTCGATCCGGACAGTGCCGTCGACGGCGCCCTCACCTGGGCGGATGCCACCGGCCGGGACGCCGTACTCGAGTCCGTCGCCGTCCCGTTCGACCACCCGCTGTGGGTGGTGTTCTCCTCGGGGACCACGGGCCTGCCGAAGGGCATCGTGCACGGTCACGGCGGCGTCCTCCTCGAACACGTGAAGTCGCTCGCGCTCCAACTCGACATCCGCCGCGACGACACCCTGTTCTGGTACACCAGTCCCAGTTGGATGATGTGGAACTTCCAGACGGCGGGCCTGCTGGTGGGGGCCACCATCGTCACCTACGACGGAAGTCCGTCCTATCCGACGCCGGATGCGTTGTGGTCCTTGGTGTCACGACTGGGTGTGACCGTGGTCGGCACGAGTCCCGGCTATGTTCTCGCGTGCGACAAGGCGGGTGTGGTCCCCGTGCGCGAGCACGATCTGAGCGCACTCCGGGCGGTGGGGGTGACCGGGTCCACGCTGCCGGCGGCGTCGTCACTGTGGTTGTCCGAGAACGTCGGTCGCCGCGTTCCCGTCGTGTCGATCACCGGTGGGACCGACGTGGTGTCGGCGTTCGTCGGGGGAGCGCGGAACGTACCGGTCTGGCCGGGGGAGCTGTCCGCCCCCTGCCTGGGTGTCGCCGTCGACGCGTTCGACGAGTCGGGGCAACCGGTGCGAGGGGAGGTCGGTGAACTGGTCGTGACGGCGCCGATGCCGTCCATGCCGGTGTCGTTCTGGAACGATCCGGACGGAAAGCGGTACCGCGAGGCATATTTCGATGTCTTCCCCGGAGTGTGGCGGCACGGCGACTGGATCACGATCACCGATCGCGGGACCGTCCTGATGCACGGGAGGTCCGATTCCACCTTGAATCGCAACGGGATTCGGATGGGTAGCGCCGACATCTACCAGGTGGTGGAGAAGCTCCCGGAGGTCGCCGAAGCGCTTGTCGTCGGTGTCGACCTGGCGGACGGCGGATACTGGATGCCGCTGTTCGTGGTCCTGTCGGAGGGGGCGGAACTCGACGACGCTCTGAAGCAGCGTATCCGTGCCGCGATTCGTGAGCAGGCCTCTCCGCGGCATGTGCCCGACGACATCATCGAGGCGCCCGGTATCCCGCACACCCGGACCGGCAAGAAGCTCGAGGTGCCCCTCAAGCGCATTTTCCAGGGAGCGGATGCGGGGCGCACGGTGGACCGCAGCGCCGTGGACGACCCCGGTCTGCTCGATTGGTTCGCGAGCCACGGACGGTGA
- a CDS encoding acetyl/propionyl/methylcrotonyl-CoA carboxylase subunit alpha, with product MTRIDTVLVANRGEIAVRVIRTLRAMGIRSVAVFSEADRDARHVREADTAVLLGPAAARESYLVIEKVIAAAQATGAQAIHPGYGFLSENSKFAGACADAGIAFLGPSAHAIEVMGDKITAKNAVAKFDVPVVPGIARPGLSDDELIAAAGDIGYPVLVKPSAGGGGKGMRLVEEPGALAEALRSARREAASAFGDDTLFLERFVLRPRHIEVQILADGHGNVVHLGERECSLQRRHQKVIEEAPSPLLDEATRARIGEAACNTARSVDYSGAGTVEFIVSADKPDEFFFMEMNTRLQVEHPVTELVTGLDLVEWQVRVAAGEPLGFAQDDITLTGHAIEARVYAEDPSRGFLPTGGLVADVVEPAGPGVRVDSGLQPGTVVGSDYDPMLAKVIAHADDRAGALRKLDRALAGTGVLGVVTNIEFARFLLADPDVVAGNLDTGLLDRRLEDFVAAEATDAALVAAAAFRWLQRWPERAQADPWDVPSGWRVGVPAPTSIRLSSATRTDHVRITGSPSEATAQVEDGDTLSLTAALDGTTLSVVIDGRRETYRVAQTDGHIWLAGSDGTTMLREVRELSVRTGDVHAGEAEITSPMPGSVIAVGAEAGAHVTAGQSLVVVEAMKMEHSLTAPVDGVVDILVAPGDQVMVDQLLARVTPHTDTTDTKEDAS from the coding sequence ATGACTCGGATAGATACCGTCCTGGTAGCCAACCGCGGCGAGATCGCGGTGCGTGTGATCCGCACCCTGCGGGCCATGGGAATCCGTTCCGTCGCCGTGTTCAGCGAGGCGGACCGGGACGCGCGGCACGTCCGTGAGGCCGACACCGCGGTGCTGCTCGGCCCGGCCGCGGCCCGGGAGAGTTACCTCGTCATCGAGAAGGTGATTGCGGCGGCGCAGGCAACCGGCGCGCAGGCCATCCATCCCGGTTACGGGTTCCTGTCGGAGAACTCCAAGTTCGCCGGGGCCTGCGCGGACGCGGGAATCGCGTTCCTCGGCCCGTCCGCTCACGCGATCGAGGTGATGGGCGACAAGATCACCGCCAAGAACGCGGTGGCGAAGTTCGACGTGCCCGTCGTCCCCGGCATCGCCCGTCCCGGCCTGTCCGACGACGAACTGATCGCGGCCGCAGGCGACATCGGATACCCCGTCCTCGTCAAGCCGTCGGCAGGTGGCGGCGGAAAGGGGATGCGACTGGTGGAGGAGCCGGGCGCACTCGCCGAGGCACTGCGCAGCGCGCGGCGGGAGGCGGCGTCGGCGTTCGGCGACGACACGCTGTTCCTCGAGCGATTCGTGCTGCGGCCCCGGCACATCGAGGTGCAGATCCTCGCGGACGGGCACGGGAACGTCGTCCACCTCGGTGAGCGCGAATGCAGTCTGCAGCGCCGCCACCAGAAGGTCATCGAGGAGGCTCCGTCGCCGCTGCTGGACGAGGCGACGCGTGCCCGGATCGGTGAGGCCGCCTGCAACACGGCGCGCAGCGTCGACTACTCCGGAGCGGGAACGGTCGAGTTCATCGTCTCCGCCGACAAGCCCGACGAGTTCTTCTTCATGGAGATGAACACCCGGCTGCAGGTCGAGCACCCGGTCACCGAACTCGTCACGGGCCTGGACCTCGTCGAGTGGCAGGTGCGAGTGGCCGCCGGTGAGCCGCTCGGCTTCGCCCAGGACGACATCACCCTCACCGGTCACGCCATCGAAGCCCGCGTCTACGCCGAGGATCCGAGTCGCGGATTCCTCCCCACCGGCGGACTCGTGGCCGACGTCGTCGAACCCGCCGGCCCCGGTGTCCGGGTCGACTCCGGGCTGCAGCCCGGCACGGTGGTCGGCAGCGACTACGACCCGATGCTGGCGAAGGTCATCGCCCACGCCGACGACCGCGCCGGTGCGCTGCGCAAGCTGGACCGGGCACTGGCCGGCACCGGTGTGCTGGGAGTGGTCACCAACATCGAGTTCGCACGCTTCCTGCTCGCCGATCCCGACGTGGTGGCCGGCAACCTCGACACCGGTCTGCTCGACCGACGGCTCGAGGACTTCGTCGCCGCGGAGGCCACCGACGCCGCCCTGGTCGCCGCTGCGGCTTTCCGCTGGTTGCAGCGCTGGCCCGAGCGGGCACAGGCGGATCCGTGGGACGTTCCCAGCGGCTGGCGGGTCGGGGTTCCCGCGCCCACCAGCATCCGGTTGTCCTCTGCCACCCGCACCGACCACGTGCGCATCACGGGCAGTCCGTCCGAGGCCACCGCGCAGGTGGAGGACGGCGACACCCTGTCCCTGACGGCGGCGCTCGACGGAACGACGCTGTCCGTGGTGATCGACGGCAGGCGCGAAACCTACCGCGTCGCCCAGACCGACGGGCACATCTGGCTCGCCGGTTCCGACGGCACGACGATGCTGCGTGAGGTCCGCGAACTCAGTGTCCGCACCGGCGACGTCCACGCCGGCGAGGCCGAGATCACCAGCCCCATGCCCGGATCCGTCATCGCCGTCGGCGCCGAGGCAGGCGCCCACGTCACCGCAGGCCAGAGCCTCGTCGTGGTCGAGGCGATGAAGATGGAGCACTCGCTCACCGCCCCCGTCGACGGCGTCGTCGACATCCTCGTCGCACCCGGCGACCAGGTGATGGTCGACCAGCTGCTCGCACGAGTCACCCCGCACACCGACACCACCGACACGAAAGAAGACGCGTCATGA
- a CDS encoding acyl-CoA dehydrogenase family protein has translation MTEFLATGQLPDEYQQLAKTVADFAKNVVAPVAAEHDANHTFPYEVVAGMADMGLFGLPFPEEYGGMGGDYFALCLALEELGKVDQSVAITLEAGVSLGAMPIYRFGNEEQKQEWLPQLTSGKSLAAFGLTEPGAGSDAGGTKTTAKFDSGEWIINGNKQFITNSGTDITKLVTVTAVTGTKDGKKEISTILVPTSTPGFTAEPAYNKVGWNASDTHPLTFSDVRVPEENLLGERGRGYANFLRILDEGRIAIAALSVGAAQGCVDESVKYAKEREAFGRPIGHNQAIAFKIARMEARAHTARTAYYDAAARMLSGKPFKKQAAIAKLVASEAAMDNARDATQIHGGYGFMNEYTVARHYRDSKILEIGEGTTEVQLMLIAREAGL, from the coding sequence ATGACCGAATTCCTTGCCACCGGCCAGCTTCCCGACGAGTACCAGCAGTTGGCGAAGACCGTCGCCGATTTCGCCAAGAACGTGGTGGCACCGGTCGCGGCGGAACACGATGCCAACCACACGTTCCCGTACGAGGTGGTGGCGGGAATGGCCGACATGGGCCTGTTCGGCCTGCCGTTCCCGGAGGAGTACGGCGGAATGGGCGGCGACTACTTCGCCCTCTGCCTGGCACTCGAAGAACTGGGCAAGGTCGACCAGAGTGTCGCGATCACCCTGGAAGCCGGCGTGTCGCTGGGTGCGATGCCGATCTACCGGTTCGGCAACGAGGAGCAGAAGCAGGAGTGGCTGCCGCAGCTGACGAGCGGCAAGAGCCTGGCCGCGTTCGGGCTCACCGAGCCGGGTGCCGGAAGCGATGCCGGCGGGACGAAGACCACCGCGAAGTTCGACAGCGGTGAGTGGATCATCAACGGCAACAAGCAGTTCATCACCAACTCCGGCACCGACATCACCAAGCTCGTCACCGTTACCGCGGTGACCGGTACGAAGGACGGCAAGAAGGAGATCTCCACCATCCTCGTGCCGACGTCGACGCCGGGCTTCACCGCCGAGCCGGCGTACAACAAGGTCGGCTGGAACGCCTCCGACACCCACCCGCTCACGTTCTCGGACGTGCGCGTTCCCGAGGAGAATCTGCTCGGCGAGCGTGGCCGCGGGTACGCGAACTTCCTGCGGATCCTCGACGAGGGCCGCATCGCCATCGCCGCGCTCAGCGTCGGAGCCGCCCAGGGATGCGTCGACGAGTCGGTCAAGTACGCCAAGGAACGCGAGGCGTTCGGACGGCCCATCGGCCACAACCAGGCCATCGCCTTCAAGATCGCCCGCATGGAGGCGCGCGCCCACACCGCGCGCACCGCCTATTACGACGCCGCTGCCCGGATGTTGTCCGGCAAGCCGTTCAAGAAGCAGGCCGCCATCGCCAAGCTCGTCGCCTCCGAGGCCGCGATGGACAACGCCCGGGACGCCACCCAGATCCACGGCGGTTACGGATTCATGAACGAGTACACCGTGGCCCGGCACTACCGTGACAGCAAGATCCTGGAGATCGGCGAGGGCACCACCGAGGTGCAGCTGATGCTGATCGCGCGGGAGGCGGGCCTGTGA